A window of Phaseolus vulgaris cultivar G19833 chromosome 4, P. vulgaris v2.0, whole genome shotgun sequence genomic DNA:
TCCTTTCTCTTCACATCAGTGTCAATTTCAATCCCAATGCCCCATTCATTGCAAATATTTCTGCAATTTGTTGGCTGATCAGCAAAAAATGGCCAACACACCATTGGCACACCAGCACAAATGCTTTCAATTGTTGAGTTCCATCCACAATGAGTCAAGAATCCACCAATTGAAGGGTGATTCAGCACTTGCTCTTGTGGACACCAGCTTGCAATTAGAGCTCTATCAGATATTTCATTCACAAACTCAGATGACAAAATCACTGAGCCACCAATCACAAGGTCAGGCCTAATGATCCATAAAAAGGGTCTCTTGCGGTTGGCCAAACCCCAAGCAAACTCCAAAAGTTTCTCTGGAGACATAATCGTGATGCTACCAAAATTCACATAAACAACAGAATTAGGTTCCTTGGACTTAAGCCATTCAAGGCACTCAGTATCTTCCTTCCAGAGATTGGAACCTAAAGATTCCAAATGATTCTGTGGACTTTGATTTAAAAATGATGGGAAAGGGCCAATGGGGTAAACAGAAGGGAGCATAGAAGAGAGAGCTTTCAATGCCTCAGTCTCAAGTTCTTCAGAAGTATTTATAACAGTTGTAGGGGCTTTGAGCACACTATCAGCCATATCAATGATAGATTTTACTGTAAAGTTGTTTGGATCTGTTGTCCTTATAAAGTCAAGCAAGTCCTTCAGTCTAAAGTTTTTCAAACCTGGAATCCAATCTAGTTTGGTGTCCAAATACCCATTTGTCAAATAACTCTCATCTGCAATCATGATCACAAAGCCAATAGTTACAAGTTCCACATAAATACAAATGAACATTTTCTTCGTTAGCATGTATCCATTAGTTACAAATAGTAAAAAAGGCTAACATTGAAATAACATTTCCGTGGACTTTGTTACCTTCAGTTATTATCTCAATTCAAATTGTGATTCTGTCTAGTCTTACCTGATGGATGCTATAACTAATGCTATAAAACTTCtctaaagaaagaaaagataaagtaaAGTAATATTTTCAGTTCAGTTTATCAGAAAAAACCAACAACTGATATCTCAGCAAATACATTACTTGTTATGCACATATACATAATATCGATTGTTGATATTACTTCAATTAGAGGAACCGGATCCGAATTACTCGTGTTGTTCATGCACTTTTTTAAAAGAAAGAGCTTTAATGCATACCTTTGAGTGGTATTAGACCTTTGTCAGAAACAGTACGGAAGTGCATAATAGACAATAAGGTGGTGGCACTGATTGGTGAAAATAGAAGAATAGGGAGTTCTAGTTCTTGAGCAGCTTGTGTAGTAAAAGTGAAGGAACAATCAGAAACCAAGCAAGTAACTGGAGGTATATTGCCAGCAATTGCAGAATCATTGAGTCTAGCAAGAAGTTCACGAAAGGGTAGGAGAAAGTTCTCTATCACTGATTTAGAAAGGGACACTAAGTCTTGAGTGACATTTACAGCTTCATCTGTGAGGGGAAGACCATCTGGGATTGTCTCAAAATGAAAATCTGGAGAACCATCAAAGGCTTTAAGACCCCTTGAATTGAGCAAGCGTTTGTAGTTGTATTCAGTGTGGACAAAGGTGATGTGAAAGCCTCTAAGATGAAACAACTTTGCTAATCCGTACGAAGGATTGATATGGCCTTGAACTGGATATGGGATCAACACTGCGTGTGGTTTTCTCTCTGCAGGGTTACTCATCTGCATttctttcttgtagtgtgaAGAGAGAGCTTTGGAGAATGAGATACAATATGGATAAGCATGTGTTTTTAAGTGGGATTAACCAATATTTATATTCAACTCTTAAACCTGTTAACTACTGTGTTCTGTTTCCCATATGCCAAAACATAAAGTCAAAGGCTCTTTCTCAGTAGAGAATTTTCATCTTTCCCAAAATGTTAACATTGTTGCATAGATTACTTTTCTGCTTTGCAAATCAAAGTAATTTTCAGAGTGTGTTTATTTCAACCGATATAGTATTTAAATTTATGGTTAAATATGATTAGTGTTCCTGTTAGGGAGATGGAACTAGAGAACTGTTGATTGACTTCGTTATCCTCCTTCCAGTCGGGCAGTCCACTCGAACTTCAGTTTTTTCCTTTCACCTTAGCGCTACTTCTTTAGGTTCGTTCTTCTATCCCAGGTGAATGTCGAATGGGGTACTTGCAGAAGACACTCCAAAGCTCAAGTCAGCAAAGAGTATTCTgtcttcaattttaattttatttagtttatataaaaattttaaaattttaaataatatattattatcaatatttttttatattaaaaatatcttataattataataaggaaatatttataattaatataaatctaaatatttattataaatattaattatagtatttatattaattataaatattaattatcattataagatcaattttaacattaatgaattttataattgtaattaatatttataaacaaatattatatttatatttattataattatgttataatatttattatatttatgttataatatttattataattatgttataatatttattataattatgttataatatttattataattatgttataatatttattgtaattatgttgtaatatttattataattatgttataatatttattataattatgttataatatttattgtaattatgttataatatttattataattatgttataatatttattataattatattgtaataaattttaattaagtttaaaaaagGTTTGCAAAAGCTGTAGAGTCAAGTTTTGTGGGGTGAATGTGATAAGCACCCAAACTTTTGATGATTTTGGGCCTTATGTATCTTGGGTCTCTTTTCTGTTTGAACCAAGCCCAACacgcattttatttttatctatatttataaTACATGGCGGCATTAAATGGAAGCAAGAATAGTAATATTCTAACACTTttctttactcttttttttctctagCAAAACTATGTGCCTTGTTCACCCTTTAATAAAACACAAAATCTCAAATATGGTATCAgaatttgttttataatttatcGTATCGAGAGTTTGTTGAACTTATAAGGTCATCTGTTGACAAATCACTATCGGATCACCTATAATATATAGTTCCACGCACGAGTTTGAGGTTCTCAACGTGAGGAGTGTGTTTGAGATCTCACATCCACTATAGATAAGGACTTTTCATAGTATAGAAGTAGGTGTAAACATCACCTTATAAAAGGGTCTTATAAGGTTGACTTAAGCTTAAatgtgaggtttgcacccacttatatactatgaaaagtcttttattacagtaaatgaagatgaataataatattctttGCCTGATGTGATACTTTAATGTAGCGTAtgtaatcgcacgtaatcgtaatggagaaagagaggttttgatgaaccctaattgtagagaaaaataaatataaaagaaacttttattcacttgtatattagagagtaaaatacatggtatatatataagaaaaagattaagacctagctgaaacagaaaaggaaagttgggccaaacaaacaaagcccaataatttaaaatagaaaattaaatatgttaacacccccctcaagctggggagtagatatttctcaggcccagcttggatttgagagtagagaactgtgcggaagcaaggggcttggtgaatatgtcagcaacttgcattgcagaagtaatggacagtagtttgaggagaccagagttaagtttttcacgaactaggtggcaatcaatttcgatgtgcttggttcgttcatgaaaaacttgattggaagctatttgaagggcagattGGTTGTCACCACTAGTACAAAATTCTTCATTAACGACGGCTTTTAAAGACGGTTTAGAAAGAACCATCGTAAAACGTAatgaaaaaaacaacataatgacccagaagatacaaacaatgacatttgtgagattgaatcacttacaagaacgaccatcaataaagagtacgaggatgttgctgatgttgtacatgcaactcgaaatgatcatgatgaaggaatatatatttgtatgtatatgtgattcatgtttagttttacaatatatttcattttaattatatttcatattcttgatgcttatcatatttgtttgataacaggaacatggcagatgataaagtttctcgttcaaaaactggtagaggacctacaagattaaagaatatgtttaagaagataaatgaagatgacaaaatacctttgtcaaTTGATATCCACACGGGTGTGGCCACCGGGCAATATGCAAAGAAATACAGGAGTTATCTCGGAGTACTGTCTCGTGAAAGGATCTCTATCTTAACTCAGTCCTGGGATCACGTGCCTAACCACGAGAAAAACATGATTTGGCAATATATTCTGGTATGTAACTGTTTTTACTTTGCTCAATCTAAAgttcttttatactttgtttttgtttatgaacTAATTCTTTCAAACAATGTAGATACATTACAAGATCTCGAATGTGGAAATCTTGAAAGTGAAGGTTCTTTCAGATGAGGGTGTCAAGTTTCGTCAgttcaaatcaaaattgacaacagACTATATATATGgggaaaggaaagaagaaaatccttgtgcaaaatatgcatccattgatgaagaaacttggcAGCAGTTTGTGAATATTCGACAAACTGAAAAATGGCAGGTTaatatcacttttatatttgaatatagtttatattaacgtATTACTAAATTTTGAGTGTTATGATAGGAGGTTCGAAACGAAGCAAAAGCCAGTCAGGCACATAATGATACCCCACACTTATTGTCTCGTGGTGGTTATAAGTTGCTAGAGCAGAAGATgcttgaagaaaagattaaagcgCGTTCTACTTCCATTGAGGAAATGAATAATGTAGATTCCTTAAGACCTCCATCCCCACCACACCGACATGAGATGTGGAAGGGTGCCCGTATATACCCATTAGGGACATGGAGTTCTAAGTCTACAGAACAAACAGTTGAACGCATTGTAAGAAATAtgttttctatgtgttattttaaattcaatgtgttgaagtttgacaatttcttttcatttgttttaggattctcttaatgagcaatcaacacaggggacttttaaaccatgtggtcgcaatgatattcttaatgttgctcTCGGATGACCTGAACACCCTGGACGTGTTCGTGTAGCTGGATATGGGGTTGGGATTCGGTCATACTTTGGACCTCCATCACACAGCAAGGAACAATTGTCCAATGAACCTAGCCAAGAGTATTTACTACAACTACGTGAGCAGTTAAAGACTGAGGTAACTCAAGAGCTTAAAGAAAGCTTCATGGAGGAGTTTAGTGCGCGAATGGAAATGGAGTTCAAAAAACTATGGGAGGGTTTAGGACTCTCACAGCAACCACCTACTATGGTAGAAGATGAACCACCTCCACCTCCTATTAAGAAAGTCCGCACTAAAGGGAGTTGTTCAACAGTTGATCTATCAGGGgatgactttggctcaactagccAATGCGAATTATATGTTGAGTCTATTTCTTTGACCCGACTCGTTGCCTTAGGTAAGTGTTATGAAGGGGTCACAATGTTACACAATGTGCCTCTTCCTtctaatttcatgaaggtcacagtggagaaggtcctttatgGTGATCTTGCAGTTCCTGTGCCGACATCAGAGGTCACAATTATAGCAGAGGCATTACATACTTTCGTTGTCTGGCCTAGACATCTCGCCAGACCTATAGATTCTATGGTATATCTTTGCACTAATACTAATAGAATTATATATCAGATATATtacattctaactaatttaagtatttgtttgttttgatgagtagcaggaacctaagacaaatCTGGCTctgggaaagaagaaaatagtctccattgatgatcctctggcggcattggtggaagttgctacaactttagatacaaccgtcttagaggttccatgggatgccaatcattttggaaggcatagtaatctaccgttgtacgttcacatgtctgatttgttggaccttgcatCCGGAGATCAAGAGATTAACATAATAGTTCTGCGATTATGAatgatgtaagttcaaattttaaaatctttatacttttgatttattaaatatattagtactaacttattgaaatttaggtatctttTTGGATTATGCTTGGATGAGGGGAAACACAAatatatgggtttttagacGAGAAGTCGGAAACACGaacatacatcaccactgccttaaagaatggtggaaaacaaatttattttgctcCGTACATCCACGAGTAAGtccttatttattaaataagttataataaattattgaaataagataaactaattaactgatttgttatataggcgtcattggcaactattgatcatatctGTTCAACATCATACCGTTGTATGGTTTTGCTCCTTGCATAGAAAACCCCCtacctattttaaaaacattatatacAGGTACGacaatttcatttaacatttattattacttatacattatataatgttatgtattctaacatgaaatcttattattttagtgcttactcTGGATATAATATGTTATGTGGGAGAAGAAGTTCAAACGCacaaaaactcacttggatgtaccttaaggtatttaaagtatatttgttcactcaatttaatgtgtttaactcattcatttaatacatttattttcacatcaGACAATCTGGAAATTATGAGTGCGGTTACTATGTTATGCAATGGATGTTGACTATTTCGCAAGCTTCAATTCATAAAGGTTGGGATCAGGTAATACTtcaatacaataaacactttcaaatttggggtttattattcatgcactaactcaaaaaatttcaaatattacagTTGTTCAACGACCAACACCCATTAGATTCGGAAGCATTGGAGTATGTgagaacaacatggtcaaagtattttttaaccatgtataacaccttacaatagataaattattataatgacatactttttcatatattagaaaaaaaatttgtataatGTTATCatttgttgtatgtaatttttatatataaattatcattttaaatgttttgattttctagatttgaaaattttatgcaGGTTTcagatttattaattttttttttttacgatAGCtacatataacgacggttccaaTTTAAAATCCCAACTTACAACGACGGTCCTCtgggaaccgtctttaaaagtccCAAAATTAGAGCTgcttttaacgacggttaatacaaccgtcgttataagtctgagttttaacgacggttccagAACCGTCGTGAAAAACCCCCACTTTTTAACGACGCCCGCAATAACGACGGTtttggaaccgtctttaaatgttgattttaaccgtcgttaatttacctttttgtactagtgcACAGTACAAggttgcaggctgggagagagcaatatgtaaatcctgaaggaggtaagacaaccattgtagatcacatgtggtggtggcaagggctctatactcggcttcagaGGAGTTGCGAGAGATAGTTggctgcttctttgatttccatgatattagggagtctcctaagtagatggaatgtccagtgacagatttgcgtgtggtaggacatgttgcccagtcagagtcactgAAACCACAGaggtgaagtgaactagtgtgagaaaaatatagtccttcaccaggggtgcccttgaggtaacgcaaaagacgtgagacagcttgttgatgatgagttgtgggtgcagatatgaattggcttaaattgtggacagcgaaggcgatgtctggtcgcgtgttggttaagtaaattagacgtccaaggagtcttctgtattgggaagtgacatcagcatcgagaggtgagccttggtcgagagagagacgggaggtgtgagtcataggaatggccacaggtgcagagtcaagcatgccagtttcttgaaggagatcaagagtatacttgcgttgacttaaatgaagaccagtactgttgcgagcaattttcagtcccaaaaagtaagtgagattacctaaattttttatcttgaagtgatggtgaagggatgtagtaattgtattgatttcctccgtgtcatcaccagttaagaccaagtcatcaacataaacaagaataacagtgagtttatcattattatatttaagaaaaagagagtgatcagcaacagaaatagagtaattatttgataaaataaaagtagaaagtttggcgtaccattggcgaccagcttgacgaaggccatacaaagatcgttgaagcttgcaaacatgctggggagaaggaagagagaggccaggtgggggggtcatgtatacctcttcatggagatcaccatgaagaaatgcattattgacatcaagttgttttaaaatccaatttttggtagtggcaatagcaaagagaaggcggagggtagtgagtttagcaacaggtgcaaaagtgtctaagaaatcaagtccttcaagttgggtgaatcctttggcaacaactctagctttgtggcgctcGACAGTGCCATCaaaatggtatttgattttatatacccatttacaaccaatagttttctttcctggagggagaggggtaagttgccaagtattgttagcagcaagagcttgaagctcatcttgcatggcagattgccaagaagcatgtttggaggcttcgttatatgtccgaagttcaggatgagaattgatagaggaaataacatttctaaaattggaagataaggaattgtaagacaagtaattatgaataggatatctactacttacagtgttggttgtagtgtggaaatctgcaagataggcaggttgtcggtgaggacgagctgatcttcttggaaattggggtgaggtGCTTCCCGGAGATGCAGgcggtgataattctgatggaggtgcaatgttggatgcaggagcagagACACTATCTGTTGGAAGATCAGAGGATAATGAGGCTAGTGGAGGGACaatattgggtgcaggagtagaggcacatggctcgacagAAGGTGCagtattagaaaaaaaaatcaaaagcagaattatatgcattagatatagggagagataaagtgttagggtccttaggGAAGTCACtatccaatttatatggaaagtggttttcatgaaagattacatgtcttgatatctctatgctatgaaactttaaatttaagataatataaccttttgtattttgcgggaagccaagaaaaatacctttgatagatctatcatctaattttttttcctatgtgcagtaatggtaatagcataacagagacaaccaaacacttttagaaaggaaatgtcatatggttttccaaacaacttttcatgaggagtgatgtt
This region includes:
- the LOC137836389 gene encoding 7-deoxyloganetin glucosyltransferase-like gives rise to the protein MSNPAERKPHAVLIPYPVQGHINPSYGLAKLFHLRGFHITFVHTEYNYKRLLNSRGLKAFDGSPDFHFETIPDGLPLTDEAVNVTQDLVSLSKSVIENFLLPFRELLARLNDSAIAGNIPPVTCLVSDCSFTFTTQAAQELELPILLFSPISATTLLSIMHFRTVSDKGLIPLKDESYLTNGYLDTKLDWIPGLKNFRLKDLLDFIRTTDPNNFTVKSIIDMADSVLKAPTTVINTSEELETEALKALSSMLPSVYPIGPFPSFLNQSPQNHLESLGSNLWKEDTECLEWLKSKEPNSVVYVNFGSITIMSPEKLLEFAWGLANRKRPFLWIIRPDLVIGGSVILSSEFVNEISDRALIASWCPQEQVLNHPSIGGFLTHCGWNSTIESICAGVPMVCWPFFADQPTNCRNICNEWGIGIEIDTDVKRKEVEKHVNELMVGEKGKKMRQKVMQLKKKAEEDTRSGGLSFMNLDKVISEVLFKQN